A genome region from Paenibacillus pabuli includes the following:
- the spoVAC gene encoding stage V sporulation protein AC, giving the protein MPAQTKGSGNGKKSSSLSISEQDYKKVAKKHEPSRPILANCIKAFFVGGFICIIGQAIQEAFKAGFDMTSKEAASPTVAVMILISVILTCLGVYDKIAQWAGAGTAVPVTGFANSMCSAALEHRAEGLVLGVGANMFKLAGSVIVFGVVAAFIIGIIYAFLGVGGGHL; this is encoded by the coding sequence TTGCCAGCTCAAACCAAAGGATCCGGAAACGGAAAAAAATCATCATCCCTGTCCATCAGTGAACAGGACTACAAGAAGGTAGCCAAAAAGCATGAGCCATCCCGTCCGATTCTTGCGAATTGCATTAAAGCATTCTTTGTCGGGGGATTCATTTGCATCATTGGACAGGCTATCCAGGAAGCATTCAAAGCAGGGTTCGATATGACTTCCAAGGAAGCGGCCAGTCCTACGGTTGCGGTCATGATCCTGATTTCGGTTATTCTCACATGCCTTGGGGTCTACGATAAAATTGCCCAGTGGGCCGGAGCAGGAACAGCGGTCCCGGTTACCGGATTTGCCAACTCGATGTGCTCGGCAGCATTGGAGCACCGTGCTGAGGGACTTGTCCTTGGCGTCGGAGCCAACATGTTTAAGCTAGCCGGATCGGTTATTGTATTTGGCGTCGTGGCTGCCTTCATTATAGGTATCATATACGCCTTCCTTGGAGTTGGAGGTGGGCATCTATGA
- the spoVAE gene encoding stage V sporulation protein AE, with protein MQFLWAFIVGGLICVVGQLLMDGVKLTPAHTMSTLVVAGAVADALGWYDPLVEFAGAGASIPITSFGNSLVHGALTELEKVGWIGVITGIFDLTAAGISAAIIFSFLAALVVRPKG; from the coding sequence ATGCAATTTTTATGGGCATTTATTGTGGGAGGCTTAATCTGTGTGGTGGGTCAACTGCTGATGGATGGCGTCAAGTTGACGCCGGCTCACACCATGAGTACGCTCGTTGTGGCAGGCGCGGTTGCGGATGCGCTCGGATGGTATGATCCACTGGTTGAATTTGCAGGAGCAGGGGCATCCATCCCCATTACGAGTTTCGGCAATTCATTGGTGCACGGGGCATTGACCGAGCTTGAAAAAGTAGGATGGATCGGGGTTATTACCGGGATCTTCGACTTGACGGCAGCAGGGATATCCGCCGCGATAATCTTCTCCTTTCTCGCCGCGCTGGTGGTTCGGCCGAAAGGCTGA
- the spoVAD gene encoding stage V sporulation protein AD — MKLVGRQTWQFENRPRIIGRAAVVGPEEGAGPLSADFDYVYDNLEIGEKTWEKGERKLLEQATQLALINANITKEELQFFIGGDLLNQIISSSFSARKLGAPYLGVFGACSTSMESLALASLIVDSGAGEYVLAGTVSHNCTVEKQFRYPTEYGSQKPPYAQYTVTGSGCGVVSRSGDGPVITRATIGRVMDLGIKDPFNMGAAMAPAAADTIVSHFRDTGLEPGYYDLIVTGDLASVGLPITKELLQKEGIPMEQTTFNDCGLMIYDREKQPFVVAGGSGCGCSATVTYGHILNRMQKGDLKRVLVVATGALLSPISYQQGESIPCIAHAVAIEKEG, encoded by the coding sequence ATGAAGCTTGTCGGACGCCAAACTTGGCAATTTGAGAATCGTCCTCGAATTATCGGCAGGGCAGCGGTTGTTGGGCCAGAAGAGGGAGCGGGACCACTCTCCGCCGATTTCGATTACGTCTATGACAATCTGGAGATTGGCGAGAAAACATGGGAAAAAGGGGAGCGCAAGCTGCTTGAACAAGCTACGCAGCTGGCGCTCATCAATGCAAACATTACAAAGGAAGAGCTTCAGTTTTTTATTGGTGGCGATCTCCTCAACCAGATTATAAGCAGTTCTTTTTCTGCTCGGAAATTGGGAGCTCCTTACCTCGGTGTATTTGGGGCTTGTTCCACCTCTATGGAGAGTTTGGCACTAGCATCCCTAATCGTCGATTCGGGAGCAGGTGAATATGTCCTCGCCGGTACGGTCAGTCATAACTGCACCGTGGAGAAGCAGTTCCGCTACCCGACCGAATATGGATCCCAGAAACCTCCTTATGCTCAGTACACGGTGACCGGATCGGGTTGCGGGGTGGTATCCCGCTCAGGTGACGGTCCTGTTATCACCCGGGCAACCATTGGGCGGGTCATGGATCTTGGAATTAAAGACCCGTTCAACATGGGGGCAGCCATGGCACCAGCAGCGGCAGATACCATCGTGTCTCATTTCCGGGATACGGGGCTGGAACCAGGTTATTACGATCTTATTGTCACTGGGGATTTGGCTTCGGTTGGACTCCCGATTACGAAAGAACTGTTGCAAAAGGAAGGCATCCCCATGGAACAAACGACATTTAATGACTGCGGCCTCATGATTTATGATCGGGAAAAGCAGCCATTCGTCGTCGCTGGGGGCAGCGGATGCGGGTGCTCCGCGACTGTAACGTACGGACATATATTGAACCGGATGCAGAAAGGCGATCTCAAACGGGTTCTGGTTGTTGCCACGGGCGCGCTGCTGTCACCGATATCCTACCAGCAGGGCGAGAGTATCCCGTGTATTGCACACGCCGTAGCCATTGAAAAGGAGGGATAA
- the nirB gene encoding nitrite reductase large subunit NirB, with protein sequence MNGKREKLVVIGNGMAGISTVEQILKLTSRYDITVFGTEPYPNYNRIMLSYVLEGSKTIDDIVLNDLHWYEDNGITLHTGTTVSRIDADNREVVTNEGTRVPYDKVIIATGSSSFILPVPGHDKEGVVGFRDIADCNMMLEAAKQYKKAAVIGGGLLGLEAAKGLVQLGMDVTVVHLMQDLMERQLDPQASAMLKAELERQGIRFKMGAQTAELIGGERVEGLRFADDTVLDADFVVMAVGIKPNTIVARESGMEVNRGIVVDDYMQTSLEGVYSVGECTEHRGVCYGLVAPLFEQGMILAKHICGVETAPYEGSVVSTKLKISGVDVFSTGEFLDSPDHTVISHKDDWKRTYKKILLRDNIMVGAVLFGDVTDSAELQKLIKQRAEMTDELYASLMGTGCGGHKKAASVETMAEDEIVCGCNGVTKGTIVDAITNQGLTSVDEIKACTGATRSCGGCKPVVEQILQYVLGDNFTSGAKQGICGCTSLSRDEIVAEIKQKGLQTTKEVMNVLGWSQPEGCSKCRPAINYYLGMIAPDTHEDEKESRFVNERMNANIQKDGTYTVVPRMYGGVTTPEELKRIADISVKYDVKAVKVTGGQRLDLIGVKKEDLPQVWAELDMPSGYAYAKSLRTVKTCVGSQFCRFGTQDSMAMGALLERKFERLDLPAKFKMAVNGCPRNCAESCTKDIGIVGNDGGWELFIGGNGGIKARLADSLCKVKTDAELIELCGAIIQYYRETGNYLERTSEWVERIGLEQIRSVVVDNLEERKALMERIEFALSHVEDPWKKALRNEEGQTKLFQGIEVSARP encoded by the coding sequence ATGAACGGAAAAAGAGAAAAACTTGTCGTGATCGGTAACGGTATGGCCGGCATTAGTACGGTTGAACAAATTTTGAAATTGACTTCACGCTATGACATTACGGTTTTCGGCACGGAGCCCTATCCCAACTATAATCGGATCATGTTGTCCTATGTCCTGGAGGGCAGCAAAACCATTGATGATATCGTGCTGAATGATCTGCACTGGTATGAAGACAATGGCATCACGCTCCATACCGGGACAACCGTGTCCCGTATCGATGCAGACAACCGGGAAGTCGTAACGAACGAAGGCACACGGGTGCCCTACGATAAAGTCATTATCGCTACAGGTTCCAGCTCCTTCATTCTCCCGGTTCCGGGTCATGATAAAGAAGGCGTTGTCGGATTTCGGGATATTGCCGATTGCAATATGATGCTGGAAGCAGCCAAGCAATATAAAAAAGCAGCTGTTATCGGCGGAGGACTTCTCGGACTGGAAGCGGCCAAAGGACTGGTGCAGCTCGGCATGGACGTTACTGTAGTGCATCTTATGCAAGACTTGATGGAACGTCAGCTCGATCCTCAGGCTTCGGCCATGTTAAAAGCGGAACTGGAGCGTCAGGGTATTCGTTTCAAAATGGGGGCCCAGACGGCTGAACTGATCGGTGGGGAACGTGTGGAAGGTCTCCGATTTGCCGATGATACCGTGCTGGACGCAGACTTCGTCGTTATGGCCGTAGGCATTAAGCCCAACACAATTGTAGCCCGTGAAAGCGGCATGGAGGTTAACCGGGGCATCGTCGTCGATGACTACATGCAGACTTCACTGGAAGGCGTATATTCCGTCGGGGAATGTACCGAACACCGGGGCGTATGTTACGGCCTCGTTGCCCCTTTATTTGAACAAGGCATGATTCTCGCCAAGCATATCTGCGGTGTGGAGACTGCTCCGTATGAAGGCTCTGTCGTATCTACAAAATTAAAAATTTCAGGTGTGGACGTCTTCTCCACAGGTGAGTTCCTCGATAGTCCGGACCATACGGTGATCAGCCATAAGGATGACTGGAAACGGACTTACAAAAAAATCCTGCTGCGGGACAACATCATGGTCGGCGCTGTGCTCTTTGGTGACGTGACCGATTCTGCCGAATTGCAGAAATTAATCAAACAAAGAGCCGAAATGACGGATGAGCTGTATGCCTCGCTGATGGGTACGGGCTGTGGCGGTCACAAAAAAGCTGCCTCCGTCGAAACGATGGCCGAGGACGAGATCGTATGTGGATGTAATGGTGTAACCAAAGGAACCATTGTCGATGCCATCACGAATCAGGGTCTGACCAGCGTCGACGAGATCAAAGCCTGCACTGGTGCAACCCGTTCATGCGGTGGCTGCAAACCGGTGGTGGAGCAAATTTTACAATACGTATTGGGAGACAACTTCACTAGTGGTGCCAAACAGGGCATCTGTGGATGTACCTCGCTCAGCCGGGATGAAATTGTAGCTGAAATCAAGCAAAAAGGTTTGCAAACGACCAAGGAAGTGATGAATGTCCTGGGCTGGAGCCAGCCTGAAGGCTGTTCCAAATGCCGCCCGGCAATCAACTATTACCTGGGCATGATTGCGCCGGATACACATGAAGACGAGAAGGAATCCCGCTTCGTTAATGAACGTATGAACGCCAATATTCAGAAAGATGGCACGTATACGGTAGTACCGCGCATGTACGGCGGTGTAACCACTCCGGAAGAACTGAAACGCATTGCGGACATTTCGGTCAAATACGATGTAAAAGCAGTCAAGGTTACCGGGGGACAACGTCTCGATCTGATCGGGGTCAAAAAAGAGGATCTGCCGCAGGTATGGGCGGAGCTGGATATGCCTTCCGGTTATGCCTACGCCAAATCGCTGCGCACGGTCAAAACATGTGTCGGTTCCCAGTTCTGCCGCTTCGGTACTCAGGATTCCATGGCCATGGGTGCCCTGCTTGAACGCAAATTCGAACGTCTTGATCTGCCGGCCAAATTCAAAATGGCGGTCAACGGCTGCCCGCGGAACTGTGCTGAATCGTGTACCAAGGATATCGGTATCGTCGGTAATGATGGAGGCTGGGAATTGTTTATTGGCGGTAACGGCGGTATCAAAGCCAGACTGGCAGACTCCTTATGCAAAGTGAAAACAGATGCAGAACTCATCGAACTCTGCGGTGCAATTATTCAATACTACCGCGAAACTGGCAACTATCTGGAGCGTACCTCGGAATGGGTAGAACGTATAGGGCTTGAGCAGATTCGTTCGGTTGTGGTGGATAATCTGGAGGAACGCAAAGCACTGATGGAACGCATTGAATTCGCTCTGAGCCATGTGGAGGATCCATGGAAGAAAGCACTGCGTAACGAAGAAGGCCAGACGAAACTGTTCCAGGGAATTGAAGTGTCGGCTCGTCCTTAA
- a CDS encoding MFS transporter — translation MEHTVQTSFRKFLVVWAGQLVSMIGIGLTAFSLGVYAFERTNTATSVTLITLFTFLPNILLRPIGGVLADRFDRKTMMIIGDLGAAVGLILILAIMLTADIQLWHIYVGVSFSSIFSALQSPAYKASTTDLLDKEQFSKGSGLVQLAESSKFLFSPIIAGILLSVTTIEVILIINIGTFLIAILAVLVIRKNMKVEWEDKEETNWLTDIKEGWEEVVTNKGVLLLVVIISLVTFYLGFLETLIGPMLLSFTDAKTLGTFQSVSATGMLISSLCIGVFTMTKKYASVLVMGLIMCGLSFSLLGVSANIYYITIAGVLFLSSLPFVNMSADVLVRKNIANEKQGRVWGIIGILSQLGFIIAYSLAGFLADHVFNPVMMEGGVLASSVGQIIGTGPGRGIALLFIIAGLFVILLAIVTSRLKLIKSLEESSDSATRSEVGGVTHD, via the coding sequence ATGGAACACACGGTTCAAACATCATTCAGAAAGTTTCTGGTTGTATGGGCCGGTCAGCTTGTCTCCATGATCGGGATTGGTCTTACGGCTTTCTCACTGGGTGTGTATGCCTTCGAGAGGACCAATACGGCAACAAGTGTTACCCTGATTACTCTATTTACATTTCTGCCTAACATTCTACTCAGGCCCATTGGGGGTGTACTGGCTGACCGATTCGACAGAAAGACGATGATGATTATCGGTGATTTGGGTGCAGCTGTTGGTTTGATTCTTATTCTGGCAATCATGCTCACAGCTGATATTCAGTTATGGCATATTTACGTGGGGGTATCGTTCAGTTCCATTTTTTCGGCCCTGCAAAGTCCGGCATACAAGGCTTCTACCACGGATTTGCTCGATAAGGAACAATTCTCCAAAGGAAGCGGGCTTGTGCAGCTGGCGGAATCTTCGAAGTTTTTGTTTTCACCAATTATCGCCGGTATCCTGCTCAGCGTCACAACCATCGAAGTGATCTTGATTATTAATATCGGTACTTTTTTGATTGCCATTCTGGCCGTACTGGTCATTCGGAAGAACATGAAAGTGGAGTGGGAGGATAAAGAAGAAACAAACTGGCTGACCGATATTAAGGAGGGCTGGGAGGAAGTCGTAACCAACAAGGGAGTGTTGCTTCTGGTCGTAATTATTTCTTTGGTGACCTTCTATCTAGGGTTTCTGGAGACACTCATCGGCCCAATGCTCTTGTCCTTCACGGATGCGAAAACACTGGGGACGTTTCAGTCCGTTAGCGCCACTGGCATGCTGATCAGCAGCTTGTGCATCGGGGTATTCACGATGACGAAGAAGTATGCAAGTGTGCTGGTCATGGGGTTGATCATGTGCGGACTGTCCTTCTCGCTTCTCGGGGTATCGGCCAACATATATTATATTACCATCGCGGGCGTTCTATTTCTTTCATCATTACCGTTTGTCAACATGAGCGCGGATGTGCTTGTTCGTAAAAACATTGCCAACGAGAAGCAGGGCAGAGTATGGGGGATCATTGGTATCCTGTCTCAACTGGGGTTTATCATCGCGTACAGTTTGGCCGGATTTCTGGCTGACCACGTGTTTAATCCGGTGATGATGGAAGGCGGAGTACTGGCATCTTCAGTTGGTCAAATTATTGGAACTGGACCGGGGAGAGGAATTGCCTTGCTGTTCATCATCGCCGGCCTGTTTGTTATTCTGCTCGCCATTGTTACGTCCCGTTTAAAACTGATTAAGTCACTTGAGGAAAGTTCAGATAGTGCAACTCGCTCAGAAGTTGGCGGGGTGACACACGATTAA
- a CDS encoding formate/nitrite transporter family protein — protein MFTPSVEGIIEAAVKKRDQMNASLPRYMVAALMAGAYVGLGIILIFSIGAPLLAAKSPLQMMLMGMSFGLALTLVIFAGSELFTGNNMFFTMSTLAGRTTVRDTLKNWGLVFLGNLIGAILLSLLIVGSGLFKTASPEHLLFAVSAKKMAAPVTELFFRGILCNWLVCLAIWMAARSKEDIAKLVLIWWCLYAFIASGYEHSVANMTLLSLSWLLPNHPDTITLAGWLHNMIPVTLGNIIGGALFVGMAYWFISPVRKKA, from the coding sequence ATGTTTACACCAAGTGTTGAAGGAATTATTGAAGCTGCCGTTAAGAAACGGGATCAGATGAATGCCAGTTTGCCGCGTTACATGGTGGCTGCCTTAATGGCAGGAGCTTACGTAGGGCTTGGAATTATTCTGATCTTTAGTATCGGTGCACCGCTGCTTGCAGCCAAGTCACCGCTGCAAATGATGCTGATGGGCATGTCCTTCGGGCTCGCCCTCACACTCGTCATTTTTGCAGGCTCGGAATTGTTCACAGGCAACAACATGTTTTTTACCATGAGCACGCTGGCGGGCCGGACCACGGTTCGAGATACTTTGAAAAACTGGGGACTCGTTTTCCTCGGCAACCTGATTGGCGCCATTCTGCTCAGTCTGCTTATTGTAGGCAGTGGCTTGTTTAAGACGGCTTCACCGGAGCACTTACTGTTTGCCGTATCGGCCAAAAAGATGGCTGCACCCGTTACCGAATTGTTTTTCCGCGGCATCCTCTGTAACTGGCTCGTCTGTCTGGCCATCTGGATGGCAGCCCGTTCCAAAGAGGATATTGCCAAACTCGTTCTGATCTGGTGGTGTCTGTACGCCTTTATCGCCAGCGGATATGAGCACAGTGTCGCCAATATGACGCTCTTATCACTATCCTGGCTGCTGCCCAACCACCCCGATACAATCACGCTGGCAGGTTGGCTGCACAATATGATTCCCGTCACACTGGGCAATATCATTGGTGGTGCGCTATTTGTCGGCATGGCGTATTGGTTTATTTCACCAGTTCGTAAGAAGGCCTGA
- a CDS encoding M42 family metallopeptidase, with protein sequence MNEKTMEMFRTLTEFPSASGFERELRGWMKEQLSQYTEEFVQDRLGSLFGVLRGEESGPKVMVAGHFDEVGFMTTGITETGMVKFRPLGGWWSQAVLSQRLQIITPDRRITGVVGSTPTHLLDESQRSKPVDLNHMYLDIGADNRAEAESWGIHPGMQIVPICEFTPMANPKKIMAKAWDNRYGVGLALELVEALHQEKLPNTLYCGATVQEELGLRGARTAANLIEPDIFFALDCSAANDMTGDKQSFGHIGQGALLRIFDPGMFTHRGMVEYVQDTASSNQIKMQYFISPGGTDAGQVHLSGIGVPSTVIGICARYIHTSSSIIHTDDYDAAKALLVKLVKGLDRTTMNTIIENA encoded by the coding sequence ATGAATGAAAAAACAATGGAGATGTTTCGCACCTTAACCGAATTCCCTTCCGCTTCCGGATTTGAACGCGAGCTTCGCGGATGGATGAAGGAACAGCTCTCCCAATATACAGAGGAATTTGTTCAGGATCGTCTGGGGAGTCTTTTTGGCGTACTGCGCGGTGAAGAATCAGGCCCTAAAGTTATGGTAGCCGGACACTTTGATGAAGTGGGCTTCATGACAACAGGCATTACGGAAACAGGCATGGTTAAATTCCGTCCGCTCGGCGGATGGTGGAGTCAGGCCGTTCTGTCCCAGCGCTTGCAGATCATTACACCGGATCGCCGTATTACGGGCGTTGTAGGTTCAACGCCTACTCACTTGCTGGATGAGTCCCAACGGAGCAAACCGGTTGATCTGAACCACATGTACCTGGATATCGGTGCGGATAACCGTGCGGAAGCAGAATCTTGGGGTATTCACCCAGGCATGCAAATCGTGCCGATCTGTGAATTCACACCAATGGCGAACCCGAAGAAAATCATGGCGAAAGCCTGGGATAACCGTTACGGAGTCGGTCTTGCCCTTGAATTGGTTGAAGCGCTCCACCAAGAAAAGCTTCCAAACACGCTGTATTGCGGTGCAACAGTTCAGGAGGAATTGGGGCTCCGCGGTGCACGCACAGCAGCCAATCTGATTGAGCCAGACATCTTCTTCGCACTGGACTGCAGTGCAGCAAATGACATGACAGGTGACAAACAGTCTTTTGGACACATTGGACAAGGGGCCCTGCTTCGCATTTTCGATCCAGGCATGTTTACGCACCGCGGCATGGTGGAATATGTGCAGGACACGGCTTCTTCGAACCAGATCAAAATGCAATATTTCATCTCGCCTGGCGGCACGGACGCTGGACAAGTTCATCTTAGCGGAATTGGTGTACCATCAACGGTTATTGGTATTTGTGCTCGTTACATTCACACATCATCTTCCATCATACACACCGATGACTATGACGCTGCCAAGGCGCTGCTAGTCAAACTGGTGAAGGGCTTGGATCGTACAACCATGAACACCATTATCGAAAACGCGTAA
- a CDS encoding metal-dependent hydrolase yields the protein MMGRSHLIIGTGVSLSVLQLMGMQVTAPAVTVALIGSLLPDIDEPNSLLVSKALPNSLIRLLQTILLPTAVFVYFYVQAKPWNLLLAILVGLVSFLPSRSLRKVLMFVIGLGLVFYGHALAPWNLIAGSLLMLCTTLTHRGLTHTVYGTAVWGGLLYSTTHVQGPEIWVAGGVAYAMHLLADSLTNRGIRPLPPLKWRIRANLMSTGTKHGAVVENVCIVLTLILAWIAFSPLFL from the coding sequence ATGATGGGAAGATCCCACCTGATTATTGGAACAGGCGTCTCACTATCTGTTCTTCAGCTGATGGGGATGCAAGTAACGGCACCGGCAGTTACGGTTGCGCTCATTGGTTCACTGCTGCCGGACATTGATGAGCCGAATTCCTTGTTGGTATCCAAGGCGCTGCCCAATAGTTTGATCAGGCTGCTGCAAACCATTTTGCTGCCTACAGCCGTATTTGTGTACTTTTATGTGCAGGCGAAGCCTTGGAATCTGCTGCTTGCCATTTTGGTCGGACTGGTATCTTTCCTGCCGTCACGTTCGCTCCGCAAAGTGTTAATGTTTGTCATCGGACTGGGTCTTGTATTCTACGGTCACGCATTAGCGCCATGGAACCTGATTGCGGGGAGTCTGCTCATGTTATGTACTACGCTGACCCATAGAGGGCTAACACATACTGTCTATGGAACTGCAGTCTGGGGAGGACTCTTATACAGCACAACGCATGTGCAGGGACCGGAGATCTGGGTTGCCGGTGGAGTAGCCTATGCCATGCATCTTCTTGCAGACTCGTTGACGAATCGCGGGATTCGTCCGCTTCCGCCACTGAAGTGGCGGATCAGAGCGAATTTGATGAGCACGGGGACCAAACATGGAGCCGTGGTAGAAAATGTATGTATCGTGCTAACGCTTATTTTGGCCTGGATCGCATTTTCGCCGTTATTCCTGTAA
- a CDS encoding ABC transporter ATP-binding protein, translating to MTTILEAKDVNKSVAIGENEEHSILKDINLQLKKGEFVSIMGPSGSGKSTLLYNVSGMDQISAGSVYFNGKKISAFQESDLASLRLNKMGFIFQNIHLLKNLNLLDNIVLSAYLAKNSSRDVINTRAMSLMKKMGIDGLAQHNITQASGGQLQRIAICRALINNPDILFGDEPTGALNSKSTHEIMDILGDINATGTTILLVTHDVKVAVRSERVLFMMDGKLVADKNIGKYARERQDLKNRESHLSQWLTEMGF from the coding sequence ATGACAACCATACTTGAAGCTAAAGATGTGAATAAATCTGTAGCCATCGGTGAGAATGAAGAACACAGCATTCTAAAAGATATCAATCTCCAACTCAAAAAAGGAGAGTTCGTATCTATTATGGGACCGTCCGGCTCAGGCAAGTCTACGTTGCTATACAACGTTAGCGGCATGGACCAGATCAGTGCTGGTAGTGTCTACTTCAATGGTAAAAAAATATCGGCATTTCAAGAAAGCGATCTGGCGAGTCTTCGATTAAACAAGATGGGCTTCATTTTTCAGAATATTCATCTGCTCAAGAATCTGAATCTGCTCGACAACATTGTACTTTCGGCGTATCTCGCCAAGAACAGCAGCAGAGATGTGATTAATACACGAGCAATGTCACTCATGAAAAAGATGGGAATTGACGGGCTGGCCCAGCATAATATCACTCAAGCCTCGGGAGGACAGCTGCAGCGGATCGCCATTTGCCGCGCGTTAATCAATAATCCGGATATTCTGTTCGGAGATGAGCCGACAGGAGCGCTAAATTCCAAATCCACACACGAGATTATGGATATTCTGGGGGATATTAATGCCACAGGTACCACCATCCTGCTCGTAACCCATGATGTCAAAGTCGCTGTTAGATCGGAACGGGTGTTGTTTATGATGGATGGTAAATTGGTGGCCGATAAAAATATCGGCAAGTATGCAAGAGAACGTCAGGATCTGAAGAACCGCGAAAGCCATCTTTCACAGTGGTTAACTGAAATGGGGTTCTAA
- a CDS encoding YfbR-like 5'-deoxynucleotidase: protein MGIHTYFRSLNDLERIIRTPGKFKFEEHCVSAHSWKVVQYAKTLADIEEQHGVSIDWKKLYEITSSHDYGEIFIGDIKTPVKHYSLELRSMLLHVEEAMVEHFINENIPEEFKDIFRRQLREGKDDSVEGLILEVADKMDQVYEAFAELQRGNTEKEFIVMYRYALIKIKNIDLHCVRYFLGNILPDMIDEGIRSPFDIRKITEEALSQ from the coding sequence ATGGGAATTCATACGTACTTTAGGTCACTGAACGATCTTGAACGCATCATTCGGACGCCGGGCAAGTTCAAGTTCGAAGAACACTGTGTGTCCGCCCATTCCTGGAAAGTGGTCCAGTATGCCAAGACACTGGCAGATATTGAAGAACAGCACGGAGTAAGCATCGATTGGAAAAAGCTATACGAAATCACCAGCAGCCATGATTATGGCGAAATCTTCATCGGTGACATCAAGACACCCGTCAAACATTACTCATTGGAACTGCGTTCCATGCTGCTGCATGTGGAAGAAGCCATGGTAGAGCATTTTATCAACGAAAATATCCCTGAGGAATTCAAGGACATTTTCCGCAGGCAGCTGCGAGAAGGCAAAGACGATTCCGTAGAAGGACTGATTCTCGAGGTTGCGGATAAAATGGATCAGGTGTACGAAGCCTTTGCGGAACTGCAGCGTGGCAATACGGAGAAAGAGTTCATTGTCATGTACCGCTATGCACTGATTAAGATCAAAAATATCGACCTTCACTGTGTCCGTTATTTCCTGGGCAACATTCTGCCTGACATGATTGATGAAGGCATTCGCTCCCCATTTGATATCCGCAAAATAACCGAAGAAGCTCTGTCCCAATAA
- a CDS encoding TetR/AcrR family transcriptional regulator, which translates to MRLIKNPEERRNEILDAAEVLFMTKGYTKATVMDILQACNIAKGTFYYYFQSKEEVMNAIVMRFILKGEEAARRVVSDPKLDAHDKIFHIIMAQNEPDDKKLGLIEQLHHVQNVEMHQKSLVETVIRLSPILAEVVEQGIQEGVFHTPNPKESIEFLLVSSQFLLDQGIFQWKKEELQKKVEAFSQIVERVLGAKEGSFAYITRLYFPHQA; encoded by the coding sequence ATGAGATTAATCAAAAATCCGGAAGAACGCCGAAATGAAATATTGGATGCGGCAGAGGTTCTGTTCATGACAAAAGGTTATACCAAAGCAACGGTTATGGATATCCTCCAGGCATGTAACATTGCCAAGGGTACATTTTATTATTATTTCCAGTCCAAGGAAGAGGTAATGAACGCCATCGTCATGCGTTTTATTCTGAAGGGGGAGGAAGCAGCGAGACGTGTGGTGTCCGATCCAAAATTGGATGCCCATGACAAGATTTTTCACATTATTATGGCGCAGAATGAGCCTGATGACAAAAAGCTGGGGCTGATTGAGCAATTGCACCATGTGCAAAATGTGGAAATGCACCAAAAGAGTCTGGTGGAGACGGTCATTCGGTTAAGTCCCATTTTGGCCGAAGTGGTGGAGCAAGGCATTCAGGAAGGTGTGTTTCATACACCTAACCCGAAGGAATCAATTGAGTTTTTACTGGTATCCTCACAGTTTTTACTGGATCAGGGCATTTTTCAATGGAAGAAAGAAGAGCTTCAAAAAAAAGTTGAAGCATTCTCTCAGATCGTGGAACGTGTCCTGGGGGCGAAAGAAGGAAGCTTCGCCTACATTACCCGTCTGTATTTTCCGCATCAAGCCTAA